The proteins below come from a single Megalops cyprinoides isolate fMegCyp1 chromosome 5, fMegCyp1.pri, whole genome shotgun sequence genomic window:
- the LOC118778478 gene encoding disintegrin and metalloproteinase domain-containing protein 28-like — protein sequence MREGDRPVQGGGRDYEVVRPIKLHALHKRDTQASRPDEVWYGMSVGGRDIEMHLERNQDLLSEHYSETHYTPDGTRVTSTLQDLDHCYYHGRIVNDSQSAVSVSTCNGLRGYLRTASQQYLLEPLSDQDTGDHALLRYDTLTTTLSTCGVTSTSWEPIFPSSTTRGRSRASEPSPTEQPKYMELFLVADNSEYKRMKSDLSAVRSRMFEIVNFINKMYQPLNTSIVLIGLEVWTDRDRIRVVPAIGQTLSSFTDWRNEVLMKTNPHDNAQLITAVDFDGLSVGLAYVGTLCSVHSTGVVQDHNSRAVVVGATLTHEIGHNLGMRHDEASCTCGAGVSCIMAASLSPQVPRRFSGCSVGAYGDFLRARRPWCLFDRPDIAMAASWCGDGVLDPGEECDCGDEEECTDPCCHAPTCRLTPGSQCAAGECCDNCKFTPASKQCRSQRDECDLAEYCTGKSPRCPEDVFSFNGTPCKEGRGYCYNGQCPLLAEQCVTMWGDTAQVGGDTCYDRNTQGTIDGFCQRRGPQLYDACREKDVRCGRLFCSGGKDTPLFGEPVGPPDCRAAVHPDPTQDRGQVADGTKCGDAQVCSRNACVDLEMAYGGTNCSARCRGHAVCNHKSECQCEPGWIPPDCDTMDSSDQILSLET from the exons ATGAGAG aggGGGACCGCCCTGTgcaaggaggggggagggactATGAGGTGGTTCGACCAATCAAGCTGCACGCGCTGCacaagagagacacacag GCCTCACGGCCGGATGAGGTGTGGTACGGGATgagtgtgggagggagagacattGAGATGCACCTGGAGAGGAACCA GGACCTGCTGAGCGAGCACTACAGCGAGACACACTACACTCCAGACGGGACGAGAGTCACCTCCACCCTCCAGGATCTG GATCACTGCTATTACCATGGAAGGATCGTTAatgacagccaatcagcagtcaGCGTTAGCACCTGCAACGGACTGAG GGGTTACCTCAGGACAGCTTCGCAGCAGTACCTGCTCGAACCCCTGTCGGATCAGGACACGGGTGACCACGCCCTGCTCAGATACGACACCCTCACCACTACGCTGTCTACCTGCGGAGTCACCAGCACCAGCTGGGAACCGAtcttcccctcctccaccacacGAGGGCGCTCCAGGGCTTCG GAGCCCTCCCCTACAGAGCAACCCAAATACATGGAGCTCTTTCTGGTGGCTGACAACAGTGAG tACAAACGCATGAAGAGTGACCTTTCTGCAGTCAGGAGCAGGATGTTTGAAATCGTCAACTTTATCAACAAA ATGTACCAGCCTCTGAACACCTCGATCGTCCTGATTGGGCTGGAGGTGTGGACGGACCGGGACAGGATCAGGGTGGTGCCCGCGATTGGACAGACTCTGAGCAGCTTCACCGACTGGCGAAACGAGGTGCTGATGAAGACAAACCCGCACGACAACGCCCAGCTGATCAC GGCCGTGGACTTTGACGGGCTGAGCGTGGGACTGGCCTACGTGGGCACGCTGTGTTCTGTCCACTCCACCGGCGTCGTGCAG GATCATAACTCCAGAGCTGTGGTTGTTGGGGCGACGCTGACCCACGAGATCGGGCACAACCTGGGCATGCGGCACGACGAAGCATCGTGCACCTGTGGAGCGGGCGTGTCCTGCATCATGGCTGCGTCCCTCAG TCCCCAGGTGCCGCGGCGGTTCAGCGGCTGCAGCGTGGGGGCGTACGGAGACTTCCTGCGAGCGCGCCGGCCCTGGTGCCTGTTCGACCGGCCCGACATCGCCATGGCAGCGTCCTGGTGTGGGGACGGCGTGCTGGACCCCGGGGAGGAGTGCGACTGTGGGGACGAAGAG GAGTGCACAGacccctgctgccacgcccCCACCTGCAGGCTGACCCCAGGATCACAGTGTGCTGCAGGAGAGTGCTGTGACAACTGCaag TTCACTCCGGCCTCAAAACAGTGCAGGAGCCAGAGGGATGAGTGTGACCTGGCTGAGTACTGCACGGGGAAGTCCCCCAGATGCCCCGAGGACGTCTTCTCCTTCAACGGGACGCCTTGCAAGGAAGGCCGGGGCTACTGCTACAACggacagtgccccctgctggccgaACAGTGCGTCACAATGTGGGGAGACA CTGCACAGGTGGGAGGGGATACCTGCTACGACCGGAACACGCAGGGCACCATTGATGGCTTCTGCCAGCGCAGAGGACCGCAGCTCTACGATGCCTGCAGGGAAAA ggaTGTGAGGTGTGGGAGGCTGTTCTGCAGTGGTGGGAAGGACACCCCCCTTTTCGGGGAGCCAGTGGGGCCACCCGACTGCAGAGCCGCAGTGCACCCCGACCCCACCCAGGACCGGGGACAGGTGGCCGACGGAACCAAGTGTGGGGACGCACAG GTGTGCAGCAGGAACGCATGTGTGGATCTGGAGATGGCCTACGGAGGCACCAACTGTTCAGCGCGATGCCGAGGTCATGCG GTGTGCAATCATAaatcagagtgtcagtgtgagcCTGGATGGATACCGCCAGACTGCGACACCATGGATTCGAGCGACCAAATCCTTTCCCTcg AGACGTAG